A stretch of the Pseudalkalibacillus hwajinpoensis genome encodes the following:
- a CDS encoding YdeI/OmpD-associated family protein — protein sequence MTNSRMNPKVDGFISKPQKWQEEFKKLRMIILDCELTEELKWGVPCYTFKGKNIVLIHGFKEYCALLFFKGVLLQDTHDMLVQQTENVQSSRQIRFTNIEEIVDKENILKEYIYNAIAVEKAGIEVNIEKNIEIPEELQNKFNEVPALQSAFEALTPGRQRAYVLYFSKAKQSKTREARIEKYMQQILQGKGLND from the coding sequence ATGACAAATAGTAGAATGAATCCTAAAGTTGATGGCTTTATCAGTAAACCCCAAAAGTGGCAGGAAGAATTTAAGAAATTGAGAATGATCATTCTTGACTGTGAGCTGACTGAAGAATTGAAGTGGGGGGTTCCATGTTACACATTCAAAGGGAAAAATATCGTTTTAATACATGGATTTAAAGAATACTGTGCTCTATTATTTTTTAAAGGTGTCTTGTTACAAGATACGCATGATATGCTTGTTCAACAAACGGAAAATGTACAGTCTAGCCGTCAGATAAGATTCACCAATATAGAAGAAATAGTGGATAAGGAAAACATATTGAAAGAATATATTTATAACGCCATTGCCGTTGAAAAAGCTGGTATAGAAGTGAATATTGAGAAGAATATAGAAATCCCTGAAGAACTTCAAAATAAATTCAATGAAGTACCTGCATTACAATCTGCATTTGAAGCTTTAACACCAGGAAGGCAAAGAGCATATGTCCTTTACTTTTCTAAAGCTAAACAATCCAAAACACGAGAAGCAAGGATCGAGAAATATATGCAGCAAATTCTACAGGGAAAAGGATTAAATGATTAG
- a CDS encoding PQQ-dependent sugar dehydrogenase produces the protein MVKIGGLLCALLLVTACSSNDPNSSSSDGADEETKIESAYIENLNVPWEIVQTGETFYLTERSGKIAKFDNSLERQTIQLTKPVHSEGEGGLLGMAIAEDFSQSKVAYLYHTYLEGGNTFNRVVKLKLTEDTWEETDELLANIPGSQFHNGGRLKIGPDGMLYITTGDAGEPELAQDKDSLAGKILRMDLEGNVPEDNPFNDSYVYSYGHRNPQGLAWNEEGQLFSSEHGQSAHDEINQIEAGNNYGWPVIEGDEIADGMVQPIYHSGDDTWAPSGMVFQDDKLYVACLRGEEIRSFELKGQGTTVESEDIGRVRSLLLDEDILFAITNNKDGRGDPVKEDDRMVKVRLGE, from the coding sequence ATGGTGAAAATAGGGGGCTTGCTTTGTGCGTTACTCCTCGTAACAGCCTGCTCAAGTAATGATCCAAACTCAAGTTCTAGCGATGGTGCGGATGAGGAGACTAAAATAGAGTCAGCCTATATTGAAAATTTAAATGTTCCATGGGAGATCGTCCAAACAGGAGAAACGTTTTATCTCACAGAACGTTCGGGTAAGATAGCGAAATTCGATAACTCCCTGGAAAGGCAAACGATCCAACTTACAAAACCTGTGCATAGTGAAGGTGAAGGCGGACTTTTGGGGATGGCAATAGCTGAAGATTTTTCTCAGTCTAAAGTAGCCTATCTCTACCATACTTATTTAGAAGGTGGAAACACATTTAATAGGGTGGTGAAGCTTAAACTTACAGAGGACACCTGGGAAGAAACGGATGAGCTTCTTGCGAATATTCCTGGCTCACAGTTTCATAACGGAGGAAGACTGAAAATCGGACCAGACGGTATGCTCTATATCACAACAGGTGATGCTGGAGAACCGGAGCTTGCACAGGATAAAGATAGTTTAGCGGGCAAAATTTTGCGTATGGATCTGGAAGGAAACGTACCAGAAGATAATCCATTTAATGATTCCTATGTTTATTCTTATGGTCATCGAAACCCTCAGGGACTCGCGTGGAATGAAGAAGGACAGCTTTTTAGTTCAGAGCATGGGCAGTCTGCTCATGATGAAATCAATCAAATTGAAGCAGGAAACAATTATGGGTGGCCAGTGATTGAAGGAGATGAAATTGCTGATGGCATGGTGCAGCCGATCTATCACTCTGGAGATGATACATGGGCTCCGTCAGGAATGGTTTTTCAAGATGACAAACTTTACGTTGCTTGCTTAAGAGGCGAGGAAATTCGGTCGTTTGAACTGAAGGGCCAGGGTACTACTGTGGAGTCAGAAGATATTGGACGAGTTCGCTCCTTATTATTGGACGAGGACATATTATTTGCGATAACAAACAATAAAGATGGTCGGGGAGACCCGGTTAAAGAGGATGATCGTATGGTGAAGGTACGTTTAGGAGAATAG
- a CDS encoding VOC family protein → MNPILNEIGAVFIPVKDIEDAKNWYCDLLGIPASGDIVAGHLYVVPMKDNGLVLDSKIYSEDNLYKTPPLHFNTKDIEAAFSFMKEKRIELITDIENGHWFNFKDPDGNVLMICE, encoded by the coding sequence ATGAATCCGATTTTAAATGAAATTGGTGCTGTTTTTATTCCCGTAAAAGATATTGAAGATGCAAAAAATTGGTATTGTGATTTACTTGGGATTCCTGCCTCTGGCGACATAGTAGCAGGACATTTGTATGTCGTGCCAATGAAAGATAACGGCCTTGTATTAGATAGCAAAATTTATTCTGAGGATAACCTTTACAAAACTCCACCTCTTCATTTCAATACGAAAGACATTGAAGCCGCTTTTTCTTTTATGAAAGAAAAAAGAATTGAGCTTATCACTGATATTGAGAATGGTCATTGGTTTAATTTTAAAGATCCTGATGGGAATGTACTCATGATTTGTGAGTAG